A stretch of the Bradyrhizobium sp. CCBAU 53351 genome encodes the following:
- a CDS encoding thymidylate synthase, whose protein sequence is MHQYQDLLERILSDGAEKTDRTGTGTLSVFGHQMRFNLSAGFPMLTTKRLPLKAIVHELLWFLKGDTNIKYLRDNGVTIWDEWADANGDLGPVYGHQWRSWPTADGRSIDQIANVVDMIKRTPDSRRLIVTAWNPADVEKMALPPCHLLFQFYVANGKLSCQLYQRSADVFLGVPFNIASYALLTMMVAQVTGLKPGDFVHSLGDAHLYSNHLEQARLQLTRTPRPLPVMRINPDVKDISSFRFEDFELVGYDPHPHIKAEVAV, encoded by the coding sequence ATGCACCAGTATCAGGACCTGCTCGAGCGGATTCTTTCAGACGGCGCGGAGAAGACCGATCGCACCGGCACGGGCACGCTCTCGGTGTTCGGCCACCAGATGCGCTTCAATCTGTCCGCGGGCTTCCCGATGCTGACCACCAAGCGGCTGCCGCTGAAGGCGATCGTGCACGAGTTGCTGTGGTTCCTGAAGGGCGACACCAACATCAAATATCTGCGCGACAACGGCGTCACCATCTGGGACGAGTGGGCGGATGCCAATGGCGATCTCGGCCCGGTCTACGGCCACCAATGGCGCTCCTGGCCCACGGCCGACGGCCGCAGCATCGACCAGATCGCCAACGTCGTCGACATGATCAAGCGCACCCCGGACTCCCGCCGGCTGATCGTCACCGCCTGGAATCCCGCCGACGTCGAGAAGATGGCGCTGCCGCCCTGCCACCTGCTGTTCCAGTTCTATGTCGCGAACGGCAAGCTGTCGTGCCAGCTCTATCAGCGCTCGGCCGACGTCTTCCTCGGCGTGCCCTTCAATATCGCCTCCTACGCGCTGCTCACCATGATGGTCGCGCAGGTCACGGGCTTGAAGCCCGGCGACTTCGTGCACTCGCTCGGCGACGCCCATCTTTATTCGAATCACCTGGAGCAGGCGCGGCTGCAACTGACGCGGACGCCGCGTCCGTTGCCGGTGATGCGGATCAACCCTGATGTGAAGGACATTTCGTCCTTCCGCTTTGAGGATTTCGAACTCGTCGGCTACGACCCGCATCCGCACATCAAGGCGGAAGTCGCGGTCTGA
- a CDS encoding tripartite tricarboxylate transporter substrate binding protein BugD has translation MTFIRALASSACAAALASLCAFVTPAKAQTYPTRSITMVVPFAAGGPTDVVARIVTAHMAQTLGQSIIIENVVGAGGTTATTRAARAANDGYTLITGHMGTHAASVPLYPKLAYHPEKDFEPIALLAGTPILILARKDFPPKDLKEFVTYVKANAEKVNAAHAGVGSVSHVSCELLHSILDIKPVGVPFNGTGPAMNALVAGQVDYMCDQIVNAVPQINAGTIKAYAIATPERNPSLPNVPTTAEAGLPKFQAQAWNAMFAPKGTSAAIVATLTAAASKALDDETVKKRLLELGSVIPTPAERTPEALATLVKNEIAKWTPVLKPAT, from the coding sequence ATGACCTTTATTCGCGCGCTCGCTTCGAGCGCATGTGCCGCAGCGCTTGCATCGCTGTGCGCCTTTGTCACACCGGCGAAGGCTCAGACCTACCCGACGCGCAGCATCACCATGGTCGTGCCGTTCGCGGCCGGCGGCCCGACCGACGTCGTCGCGCGCATCGTCACCGCGCACATGGCGCAGACGCTCGGACAGAGCATCATCATCGAGAATGTGGTCGGCGCCGGCGGCACCACCGCGACCACGCGCGCCGCGCGTGCGGCCAATGACGGCTACACGCTGATCACCGGGCACATGGGCACGCATGCCGCCTCCGTGCCGCTCTATCCCAAGCTCGCCTATCATCCCGAAAAGGATTTCGAGCCGATCGCGCTGCTCGCGGGCACGCCGATCCTGATCCTGGCGCGCAAGGACTTTCCGCCGAAGGACCTGAAGGAGTTCGTGACCTACGTGAAGGCCAATGCCGAGAAGGTCAACGCCGCGCATGCCGGCGTGGGCTCGGTCTCGCACGTCTCGTGCGAGCTCCTGCACTCGATCCTCGACATCAAGCCGGTCGGCGTGCCCTTCAACGGCACGGGACCTGCGATGAACGCGCTGGTGGCGGGCCAGGTCGACTACATGTGCGACCAGATCGTCAACGCTGTGCCGCAGATCAACGCCGGCACCATCAAGGCCTACGCGATCGCAACGCCGGAGCGTAATCCGTCGCTGCCGAACGTGCCGACGACGGCGGAAGCCGGCCTGCCGAAATTCCAGGCCCAGGCCTGGAATGCGATGTTCGCGCCCAAGGGAACTTCGGCCGCGATCGTGGCCACCCTGACCGCCGCGGCCAGCAAGGCGCTCGACGACGAGACCGTGAAGAAGCGCCTGCTCGAGCTCGGCAGCGTCATCCCGACCCCTGCGGAGCGCACGCCGGAAGCGCTGGCCACCCTCGTCAAGAACGAGATCGCGAAGTGGACCCCGGTGCTGAAGCCGGCCACTTAA
- a CDS encoding tripartite tricarboxylate transporter permease produces the protein MDLFANLAHGFVVALSPINLLMCLIGALVGTLVGVLPGIGTIATVAMLLPITFGLPPVGALIMLAGIYYGAQYGGSTTSILVNIPGEATSVVTAIDGHQMARQGRAGPALAIAAIGSFFAGCVATVLIAVLGAPLTKLALAFGPAEYFSLMVLGLIFAVVLAKGSVLKAIAMIVFGLLLSMVGSDIETGASRMAFNIPELADGLGFATVAMGVFGFAEIIRNLDAGAEMSRDLVQQKITGLMPTRKDLIDSAPAILRGTVLGSILGILPGGGATIASFGAYTLEKKLAKNPSRFGRGAIEGVAGPESANNAAAQTSFIPLLTLGIPPNAVMALMVGAMTIHGIVPGPQVMQKQPDLVWGMIASMWIGNLMLIIINLPLVGIWVRLLRVPYRLMFPSIVIFCAIGIYSVNNAPVDVILAGVFGLVGYWLIKHDFEPAPLLLGMVLGPLMEENLRRALLISRGDWSVFLTRPLSAVLLAVAAALLVLTVLPALRSKRDEVFTESEN, from the coding sequence ATGGACCTTTTTGCCAACCTCGCTCACGGCTTCGTCGTCGCGCTCTCGCCGATCAACCTGCTGATGTGCCTGATCGGCGCTCTCGTCGGCACGCTGGTCGGCGTTCTCCCGGGCATCGGCACCATCGCGACCGTCGCGATGCTGCTGCCGATCACCTTCGGACTGCCGCCGGTCGGCGCCTTGATCATGCTCGCCGGCATCTATTACGGCGCCCAGTATGGCGGCTCGACCACGTCGATCCTGGTCAACATACCCGGTGAGGCGACGTCGGTCGTCACGGCCATCGACGGCCACCAGATGGCGAGGCAAGGCCGCGCCGGCCCGGCGCTGGCGATCGCCGCGATCGGCTCGTTCTTCGCCGGCTGCGTCGCGACCGTGCTCATCGCCGTGCTCGGCGCGCCCCTGACCAAGCTCGCGCTGGCGTTCGGTCCGGCGGAGTATTTCTCGCTGATGGTGCTCGGCCTGATCTTTGCGGTCGTGCTTGCCAAGGGCTCGGTGCTGAAGGCGATCGCGATGATCGTGTTCGGCCTGTTGCTGTCCATGGTCGGCTCGGACATCGAGACCGGCGCCTCCCGCATGGCCTTCAACATTCCGGAGCTCGCCGACGGTCTCGGCTTTGCGACGGTGGCGATGGGCGTGTTCGGCTTTGCCGAGATCATCCGCAATCTCGACGCCGGCGCCGAGATGAGCCGCGATCTCGTGCAACAGAAGATCACCGGCCTGATGCCGACCAGAAAGGATCTGATCGATTCGGCGCCCGCGATCCTGCGCGGCACCGTGCTCGGCTCGATCCTCGGCATCCTTCCCGGCGGCGGCGCGACGATTGCGTCGTTCGGCGCCTATACGCTCGAGAAGAAGCTCGCCAAGAACCCGTCGCGGTTCGGCCGCGGCGCGATCGAGGGCGTGGCGGGGCCGGAGAGCGCCAACAATGCCGCGGCGCAGACCTCCTTCATCCCGCTGCTCACGCTCGGCATCCCGCCGAACGCGGTGATGGCGCTGATGGTGGGCGCGATGACCATTCACGGCATCGTGCCGGGCCCGCAAGTGATGCAGAAGCAGCCGGACCTCGTCTGGGGCATGATCGCCTCGATGTGGATCGGCAATCTGATGCTGATCATCATCAACCTGCCGCTGGTCGGAATCTGGGTGAGACTGCTGCGCGTGCCGTACCGGTTGATGTTCCCCTCGATCGTTATCTTCTGCGCGATCGGCATCTATTCGGTGAACAACGCGCCAGTCGACGTCATCCTTGCCGGCGTGTTCGGTCTCGTCGGCTACTGGCTGATCAAGCACGATTTCGAGCCGGCACCTCTGCTGCTCGGCATGGTGCTGGGACCGTTGATGGAGGAGAACCTGCGCCGTGCGCTGCTGATCTCGCGCGGCGACTGGAGCGTGTTCCTGACGCGTCCGTTGTCGGCGGTGCTGCTGGCGGTCGCTGCTGCCCTTCTCGTCCTCACCGTGCTGCCAGCGCTCCGATCGAAGCGCGACGAGGTGTTCACCGAATCCGAGAACTGA
- a CDS encoding tripartite tricarboxylate transporter TctB family protein has protein sequence MADTMGHSATATRNTRLAVGFCLLAIAPQIFELIWSIGTIFGWGTGRGPAAVVIGHATALLAGAPGALIGAASGDTKKASSDVLLALIYSYPLFVVAILTLFMTVRSAQDYVGGVVLMAVALFALWAGSDLQGMRGFSFGAGTAPRMFGGLLVALSAGIALTGLLTDGPAMAHYAWRGPLFVVAAILFFALAIRPLGVVVTAFVSFMIAAMGSEETRWREAAIVGACLTVGCAILFPYVLGLPMPMFPRFLNQ, from the coding sequence ATGGCCGACACGATGGGCCACTCAGCGACGGCCACCCGAAACACCCGGTTGGCGGTCGGCTTTTGTCTGCTGGCGATTGCGCCGCAGATCTTCGAATTGATCTGGTCGATCGGGACGATCTTCGGATGGGGTACCGGCCGCGGCCCGGCCGCCGTGGTGATCGGCCACGCCACGGCGTTGCTCGCCGGCGCGCCGGGAGCGTTGATCGGTGCGGCCAGCGGTGACACCAAGAAGGCGTCATCGGATGTGCTGCTCGCGCTGATCTATTCCTACCCACTGTTCGTGGTGGCTATTCTCACGCTGTTCATGACGGTCCGGTCGGCGCAGGATTATGTCGGAGGCGTCGTCCTCATGGCGGTTGCCCTGTTCGCGCTGTGGGCCGGGAGCGATTTGCAGGGCATGCGGGGCTTCTCCTTCGGCGCAGGCACCGCGCCGCGCATGTTCGGCGGATTGCTGGTTGCCTTGTCCGCCGGCATCGCCCTGACGGGTCTTCTGACCGATGGGCCGGCGATGGCCCATTATGCCTGGCGAGGACCATTGTTCGTGGTGGCCGCGATCCTGTTCTTCGCTTTGGCGATCCGGCCGCTCGGCGTCGTGGTCACGGCCTTTGTCAGCTTCATGATCGCCGCGATGGGCTCGGAGGAGACGCGCTGGCGTGAAGCGGCGATCGTCGGCGCCTGCCTGACGGTAGGTTGTGCGATCCTTTTTCCATACGTGCTCGGGCTGCCGATGCCGATGTTTCCGCGTTTCCTGAATCAGTGA
- a CDS encoding chromate transporter, whose translation MNAENPIWALIATFGLMSLFAVGGAAAAVPEMHRIAVEVHHWMTEKQFSDAYAIAQLSPGPNVLIVTLIGYAVAGIPGALAATLAMCLPTALLAYYVSRLMNRPSRSRWPGLIQAALVPLSIGLMAASALILAQSTDRTIVALLLTAMAAVIASVSRLNPLWLLLAGGLLGFAGIV comes from the coding sequence ATGAACGCCGAAAACCCGATCTGGGCGCTGATCGCCACCTTTGGACTGATGTCGCTGTTCGCGGTCGGCGGCGCTGCGGCGGCGGTGCCCGAGATGCACCGCATCGCGGTCGAGGTCCATCACTGGATGACCGAGAAGCAGTTCAGCGATGCCTATGCGATCGCGCAACTCTCGCCAGGTCCGAACGTGCTTATCGTGACGTTAATCGGCTATGCCGTCGCCGGCATCCCCGGCGCTCTGGCTGCGACGCTGGCGATGTGCCTGCCGACGGCGCTGCTTGCCTATTATGTCAGCCGGCTCATGAATCGGCCGAGCCGATCGCGCTGGCCCGGCCTGATTCAGGCTGCACTGGTTCCTCTCTCGATCGGATTGATGGCGGCGAGTGCCCTCATCCTGGCCCAGTCGACCGATCGCACAATTGTTGCACTGCTTCTGACCGCAATGGCTGCGGTCATCGCATCGGTCTCGCGCCTCAATCCACTTTGGCTACTGCTTGCCGGGGGCCTGTTGGGTTTTGCTGGCATTGTGTAA
- a CDS encoding chromate transporter: MSEDSAPAPQEPDHPAAAAVPPGLLDLFLAFARMSLAGFGGVLVFARRAIVEQHRWMNADEFNETFALCHFLPGPNIVNLSMVFGARLRGIAGGVAAFAGLLLPPTLIMTVLAIIYARFGDVEVLRRILAGVSCAAVGLLIAVVFRMMTPLLKRTNPLALILMLGVFLAIGVLRLPLPAVLLAAIPVSVGTTYFLRRKVAA, encoded by the coding sequence ATGTCCGAGGATTCTGCACCGGCCCCACAAGAGCCGGACCATCCAGCCGCTGCCGCCGTGCCGCCCGGGCTGCTCGACCTGTTCCTGGCTTTCGCCCGGATGTCGCTGGCGGGCTTCGGCGGGGTCTTGGTGTTTGCCCGGCGGGCCATCGTCGAGCAGCACCGCTGGATGAATGCGGACGAGTTCAACGAGACTTTTGCGCTCTGCCATTTCCTGCCAGGGCCCAACATCGTCAATCTGTCGATGGTGTTCGGCGCGCGGCTGCGCGGGATTGCCGGTGGCGTTGCCGCCTTCGCCGGGCTTCTGCTGCCGCCGACGCTGATCATGACGGTGCTTGCGATCATCTATGCCCGGTTTGGCGATGTGGAGGTGCTGCGGCGCATCCTCGCAGGCGTCTCCTGTGCGGCGGTCGGCCTTTTGATCGCGGTGGTCTTCCGCATGATGACGCCGCTGCTGAAGCGGACGAACCCCCTCGCGCTGATCCTGATGCTCGGTGTGTTCCTCGCCATCGGCGTGCTCCGCCTGCCGCTTCCGGCGGTGCTGCTGGCTGCCATCCCCGTGAGTGTCGGCACCACTTATTTCCTGCGACGGAAAGTAGCAGCATGA
- a CDS encoding SspB family protein, translated as MATDHIRYDVLARDALRGVLRKVLTDAASHGLPGEHHFFITFVSKAEGVKLSSRLLAQYPEEMTIILQHQFWDLTVLEDRFEVGLSFGGIPERLIVPFSAIKSFLDPSVKFGLQFDTSDVAEVAPETLPAAPAPSAVAVPAPAAEAADSTEEPAAPSQGGAEVVRLDRFRKK; from the coding sequence ATGGCGACCGATCATATCCGATACGATGTGCTGGCCCGCGACGCGCTGCGCGGCGTGCTGCGGAAGGTGCTGACCGATGCCGCGTCCCATGGACTGCCCGGTGAGCACCATTTCTTCATCACCTTCGTGTCGAAGGCCGAGGGCGTGAAGCTGTCGTCGCGGCTGCTGGCGCAATATCCGGAAGAGATGACGATCATCCTGCAGCACCAGTTCTGGGATCTGACCGTGCTCGAGGACCGCTTCGAGGTCGGCCTGTCCTTCGGCGGCATTCCGGAGCGCCTGATCGTGCCGTTCAGCGCCATCAAGAGCTTCCTCGATCCGTCCGTGAAATTCGGCCTTCAGTTCGACACCTCCGACGTCGCCGAGGTCGCGCCCGAGACGCTGCCCGCCGCTCCCGCCCCGTCCGCGGTCGCGGTGCCGGCGCCTGCCGCTGAAGCGGCGGACAGCACGGAAGAGCCGGCGGCCCCGAGCCAAGGCGGCGCCGAAGTCGTGCGGCTCGATCGTTTCCGCAAGAAATGA
- the fumC gene encoding class II fumarate hydratase has translation MDALMAKSARPKTARPATRPETDSFGPIEVPADRYWGAQTERSRQNFRIGTDRMPIALVHALGIVKLAAAQSNLELGLLDQRRAGAIIRAAREVIEGKLDDHFPLVVWQTGSGTQTNMNLNEVIANRANELLGGELGAKKPVHPNDHVNMSQSSNDSFPTAMHIAAASRINADLVPALNELLRALRKKEKAFAKIVKIGRTHTQDATPLTLGQEFSGYAAQVESGIARLKVAVKDLHPLAQGGTAVGTGLNSKPRFAKLFAKHVAGITKLPFTSAANKFEALASNDAYVLVHGAINSVATGLFKIANDIRLLGSGPRSGLGELILPENEPGSSIMPGKVNPTQCEAMTMVCCQVFGNHTAITVAGSQGHFELNVYKPVLAYNMLHSIRLMADAARSFTEHCVSGIRADEKRIDELMQRSLMLVTALAPKIGYDNAAKVAKTAHANGTTLKEEALRLGLVSADEFDRLVRPEKMTSPG, from the coding sequence ATGGATGCGCTCATGGCCAAATCTGCTCGCCCCAAGACTGCTCGCCCCGCGACCCGCCCCGAGACCGACAGTTTCGGCCCCATCGAGGTCCCCGCCGATCGCTATTGGGGCGCACAGACCGAACGTTCGCGCCAGAACTTTCGCATCGGAACGGATCGCATGCCGATCGCGCTCGTGCACGCGCTCGGCATCGTCAAGCTCGCCGCCGCGCAGTCCAATCTCGAACTCGGCCTGCTCGACCAGCGCCGCGCGGGTGCCATCATCCGCGCCGCGCGCGAGGTGATCGAGGGCAAGCTCGACGATCATTTTCCTCTTGTCGTGTGGCAGACCGGCTCCGGCACCCAGACCAACATGAACCTCAACGAGGTGATCGCCAACCGCGCCAATGAGCTGCTCGGCGGCGAGCTCGGCGCCAAGAAGCCGGTGCATCCCAACGACCACGTCAACATGAGCCAATCGTCGAACGATTCGTTTCCCACCGCGATGCACATCGCGGCCGCAAGCCGCATCAACGCCGACCTCGTCCCTGCGCTCAACGAGTTGCTCCGCGCGCTGCGCAAGAAGGAGAAGGCGTTCGCGAAAATCGTCAAGATCGGCCGCACCCACACCCAGGATGCAACGCCTCTGACGCTCGGCCAGGAGTTTTCCGGCTATGCCGCTCAGGTCGAAAGCGGCATCGCGCGGCTCAAGGTCGCGGTGAAGGACCTCCATCCGTTGGCGCAGGGCGGCACCGCCGTCGGCACCGGCCTCAACTCGAAGCCGCGCTTTGCAAAACTGTTCGCAAAGCATGTCGCCGGCATCACGAAACTCCCCTTCACCAGCGCCGCCAACAAATTCGAGGCGCTGGCCTCGAACGATGCCTATGTACTGGTGCACGGCGCCATCAATTCGGTGGCGACGGGCCTGTTCAAGATCGCCAACGACATCCGCCTGCTCGGATCCGGCCCACGTTCGGGGTTGGGCGAGCTGATCCTGCCGGAGAACGAGCCGGGCTCGTCGATCATGCCGGGCAAGGTCAACCCGACGCAATGCGAGGCGATGACCATGGTGTGCTGCCAGGTGTTCGGCAATCACACCGCGATCACGGTGGCCGGCAGCCAGGGCCATTTCGAGCTCAACGTCTACAAGCCCGTGCTCGCCTACAACATGCTGCACTCGATCCGCCTGATGGCCGATGCCGCGCGATCCTTCACCGAACATTGCGTCAGCGGCATCCGTGCCGACGAGAAGCGCATCGACGAGCTGATGCAGCGCTCCCTGATGCTGGTGACGGCGCTCGCCCCGAAGATCGGCTACGACAACGCCGCCAAGGTGGCCAAGACGGCCCATGCCAACGGCACCACGTTGAAGGAGGAGGCGCTGCGGCTCGGCCTGGTCTCGGCCGACGAGTTCGATCGCCTGGTGCGCCCCGAGAAGATGACCAGCCCGGGATAA
- a CDS encoding DUF4169 family protein: MGNVINLNRFRKRAERQASAKQAEANRTKFGRTKADRSAEQTRADKAKAHLDQHQIDREEQP, from the coding sequence ATGGGGAACGTCATCAACCTGAATCGTTTCAGGAAGCGCGCCGAGCGGCAAGCCTCGGCGAAGCAGGCGGAGGCCAACCGGACGAAGTTCGGGCGCACGAAGGCGGACCGGTCGGCGGAGCAGACGCGCGCGGACAAGGCGAAGGCGCACCTGGATCAGCATCAGATCGATCGCGAGGAGCAGCCATGA
- a CDS encoding ribbon-helix-helix domain-containing protein yields the protein MKSPVVKRSIVVAGHKTSVSLEEAFWNGMKEISGLRNMTLSELVGEIDNNRQQGNLSSAIRLFVLDYFKSRAMAAQPDKVPAQ from the coding sequence ATGAAGTCGCCCGTCGTGAAACGGTCGATCGTCGTCGCCGGGCACAAGACCAGCGTCAGCCTGGAAGAGGCGTTCTGGAACGGCATGAAGGAGATCTCCGGCCTGCGCAACATGACGTTGTCCGAGCTGGTCGGCGAGATCGACAACAACCGCCAGCAGGGCAATCTGTCGTCGGCGATCCGTCTGTTCGTCCTGGACTACTTCAAGAGCCGCGCCATGGCCGCCCAGCCGGACAAGGTCCCGGCCCAATAG
- a CDS encoding FeoA family protein gives MTDTNNDTRPHMPLGLAQRGYTGVIQHLSAREAGSALSDIELESRLIELGFVEGARVEVLHEGLVGRDPIAVRVDSITIAVRRREAMAVIVA, from the coding sequence ATGACCGACACCAATAATGACACGCGCCCGCACATGCCGCTGGGTCTGGCCCAGCGCGGCTATACGGGCGTCATCCAGCACCTGTCCGCGCGCGAGGCGGGCTCAGCGCTCTCCGACATCGAGCTCGAGAGCCGCCTGATCGAGCTCGGCTTCGTCGAGGGCGCCCGGGTCGAGGTCCTGCACGAGGGGCTGGTCGGGCGCGATCCGATCGCCGTGCGGGTCGACAGCATCACGATCGCGGTCCGACGCCGCGAGGCCATGGCCGTCATCGTCGCCTAG
- a CDS encoding ferrous iron transporter B yields the protein MELPLLHLALVGTPNSGKTSLFNALTGSRQKVANYPGVTVERKEGFFVTPLGRQVSVVDLPGTYSLRGRSPDEEITRDFVLGKASGETVPDLVLCVADSTNLRLTIRLLLELKRTGRPMVLVLNMFDIAARRGITVDVERLAKELGLPVVTSIAVRKGGTADLLKLTDEISAKLAAEAEANSWRALSVSELRATQREADRIIADCVSLPTRPDTWTARIDAVVLHPVGGLIVLMLILFVMFQAVFAWAQPAMDLLKSGFDSLGELVQATLPDGLLQSFLQNGVISGVGSVIVFLPQIILIFLFILLLEDFGYMARAAFLMDRIMGGAGLHGRAFIPLLSSFACAIPGIMATRVIDNKRDRLTTILIAPLMTCSARIPVYTLIISAFIPAKDIWGFINLQGLVMFGLYACGIISALAVSFLIKFFMLRDYAPAPFMLELPDYKMPRLKSIVIGIYTRAKMFLVRAGTTIFSMMVLIWFLASFPQPPAGATDPAIDFSLAAMIGKALEPLLAPVGFNWQIAVALIPGMAAREVAVAALGTVYAIEGGKEAAEQIGQVLATKWSLATALSMLAWYIFAPQCASTLAVIRRETGSWTWMAVTFTYMLVLAYAASLLTYNVAVALGAG from the coding sequence ATGGAATTACCCCTGCTGCATCTCGCCCTGGTCGGCACGCCCAACAGCGGCAAGACGTCGCTGTTCAACGCCCTGACCGGCAGCCGGCAGAAGGTCGCGAACTATCCCGGCGTCACGGTCGAGCGCAAGGAAGGCTTCTTCGTCACCCCCCTGGGACGCCAGGTGTCGGTGGTCGACCTGCCCGGCACCTACTCGCTGCGCGGCCGCAGCCCGGACGAGGAGATCACCCGCGACTTCGTGCTCGGCAAGGCCTCCGGCGAGACCGTGCCCGATCTCGTGCTGTGCGTGGCCGATTCCACCAATCTGCGGCTGACCATCCGCCTGCTGCTCGAGCTCAAGCGCACCGGACGGCCGATGGTGCTCGTGCTCAACATGTTCGACATCGCCGCCCGCCGCGGCATCACCGTCGACGTCGAGCGGCTCGCCAAGGAGCTTGGCCTGCCCGTGGTCACCTCGATCGCGGTGCGCAAGGGCGGCACGGCCGACCTCCTGAAGCTGACCGACGAGATCTCGGCCAAGCTCGCCGCCGAGGCGGAGGCCAACAGCTGGCGCGCGCTCAGCGTCTCCGAACTCCGCGCGACCCAGCGCGAGGCCGACCGCATCATCGCCGACTGCGTCAGCCTGCCTACGAGGCCCGACACCTGGACCGCGCGGATCGACGCGGTCGTACTGCATCCCGTCGGCGGTCTCATCGTGCTGATGCTGATCCTGTTCGTGATGTTCCAGGCGGTGTTCGCCTGGGCGCAGCCGGCCATGGACCTGCTCAAGTCCGGCTTCGACTCGCTCGGGGAGCTGGTGCAGGCTACCCTGCCCGACGGCCTGTTGCAGAGCTTCCTGCAGAACGGCGTGATCTCCGGCGTCGGCAGCGTCATCGTGTTCCTGCCGCAGATCATCCTGATCTTCCTGTTCATCCTGCTGCTGGAAGATTTCGGCTACATGGCGCGCGCCGCGTTCCTGATGGACCGCATCATGGGCGGCGCGGGGCTGCATGGCCGCGCCTTCATTCCGCTCTTGTCGAGCTTTGCCTGCGCCATTCCCGGCATCATGGCGACGCGCGTGATCGACAACAAGCGCGACCGGCTGACCACGATCCTGATCGCGCCGCTGATGACCTGCTCGGCGCGCATTCCGGTCTACACGCTGATCATCTCCGCCTTCATTCCGGCGAAGGACATCTGGGGCTTCATCAACCTCCAGGGTCTCGTAATGTTCGGCCTCTATGCCTGTGGCATCATCAGCGCGCTGGCCGTTTCGTTCCTGATCAAGTTCTTCATGCTGCGCGACTATGCGCCGGCGCCGTTCATGCTGGAGCTGCCCGACTACAAGATGCCGCGGCTGAAATCGATCGTGATCGGCATCTACACCCGCGCCAAGATGTTCCTGGTGCGCGCGGGCACCACGATCTTCTCGATGATGGTGCTGATCTGGTTCCTGGCCTCGTTCCCGCAGCCGCCGGCAGGCGCGACCGATCCAGCGATCGACTTCAGCCTTGCGGCGATGATCGGCAAGGCGCTCGAGCCGCTGCTCGCGCCGGTCGGCTTCAACTGGCAGATCGCGGTCGCGCTGATCCCGGGCATGGCGGCGCGCGAGGTCGCGGTCGCAGCCCTCGGCACCGTCTACGCGATCGAAGGCGGCAAGGAAGCGGCCGAGCAGATCGGCCAGGTGCTGGCGACGAAATGGTCGCTCGCCACCGCCCTGTCGATGCTGGCCTGGTACATCTTCGCCCCGCAATGCGCCTCGACGCTGGCCGTCATCCGGCGCGAGACCGGCAGCTGGACCTGGATGGCGGTGACCTTCACTTACATGCTGGTGCTGGCCTATGCCGCGAGCCTTTTGACGTACAACGTCGCGGTGGCGCTCGGGGCTGGATAG
- a CDS encoding GNAT family N-acetyltransferase: MDHFSTKRLTAERLNESHLPDLVALHLDAEVSRYLGGVRTLDVTKTYLATNMAHWDQHGFGLWVMRTQDGAFVGRGGIRHILVDDVDEIEILYAYKREFWGQGFASEIAAAMTDIGLLHFRLPFLIGIVNVENVASRRVLEKANYVLERGANRHGEDVEIYRIRR; this comes from the coding sequence ATGGATCACTTCAGCACCAAGCGGCTCACCGCCGAGCGGCTGAACGAAAGTCACCTCCCCGATCTCGTCGCGCTGCATCTCGATGCCGAGGTCTCCCGCTATCTCGGTGGGGTGCGGACGCTAGATGTCACGAAGACCTATCTCGCCACCAACATGGCCCATTGGGACCAGCATGGCTTCGGCCTCTGGGTGATGCGAACGCAGGACGGAGCGTTCGTGGGACGCGGAGGCATCCGGCACATTCTCGTCGACGACGTCGACGAGATCGAGATCCTCTATGCGTACAAGCGCGAATTCTGGGGTCAGGGATTTGCAAGCGAGATCGCGGCCGCGATGACGGACATCGGACTGTTGCATTTCAGGCTGCCGTTCCTCATCGGCATCGTGAATGTCGAGAACGTCGCATCGCGCCGGGTGCTGGAAAAAGCGAACTACGTCCTCGAGCGCGGCGCCAACCGCCACGGCGAGGACGTCGAGATCTATCGCATCCGGCGCTGA